In Gemmatimonas sp., a single genomic region encodes these proteins:
- a CDS encoding ABC transporter ATP-binding protein has protein sequence MAALAGTGPHGTPAVELSALRFSYKKGRDVLSIDSLTIDRGETVFLHGPSGSGKTTLLGLLAGVLQATSGSVRILGQDFSTMSGGARDAFRARHLGYVFQMFNLIPYLPVRENILLPVRLEPARRERLGGRSLDDAVRDIASQLDIEQYLDSPIAELSVGQQQRVAAARALMGSPEVVIADEPTSALDTDRRERFLKLLFASCEKAKATLVFVSHDHTLMPLFSRTVELMEINRAAKVGADA, from the coding sequence GTGGCAGCTCTCGCCGGCACTGGTCCCCACGGGACCCCGGCGGTCGAGCTGTCCGCGTTGCGCTTTTCGTACAAGAAAGGGCGCGACGTGCTGTCGATTGATTCGCTGACGATCGACCGCGGGGAGACGGTGTTTCTGCATGGGCCGAGTGGCAGTGGAAAGACCACGCTCCTCGGCCTTCTTGCAGGCGTGCTCCAGGCGACCAGCGGCAGCGTGCGCATTCTTGGGCAGGACTTCTCGACCATGTCGGGCGGTGCGCGCGATGCGTTTCGGGCGCGACATCTGGGATACGTGTTCCAGATGTTCAACCTCATTCCGTACCTCCCGGTGCGGGAGAACATTCTGCTGCCGGTTCGACTCGAGCCAGCGCGTCGTGAGCGACTGGGCGGCCGATCGCTCGACGACGCGGTGCGCGATATCGCGTCGCAACTCGACATCGAACAGTATCTCGACTCGCCGATCGCGGAGCTGAGTGTGGGCCAGCAGCAGCGCGTGGCCGCCGCGCGGGCGCTGATGGGCAGCCCTGAAGTGGTGATCGCCGACGAGCCCACCAGCGCGCTCGATACCGATCGCCGTGAACGCTTCCTCAAGCTGTTGTTCGCGTCGTGCGAGAAGGCCAAGGCCACGCTCGTGTTCGTGAGCCACGATCACACGCTGATGCCGCTGTTCTCTCGCACGGTGGAACTGATGGAGATCAATCGCGCGGCCAAGGTCGGAGCAGACGCGTGA
- the ruvB gene encoding Holliday junction branch migration DNA helicase RuvB, which translates to MSRAEITTPEALADESVVELSLRPQRLVEFIGQKKVKDSLGIAIAAARARKEPLDHTLFFGPPGLGKTTLADLMARELGVNLTTTSGPALEKPADLVGPLTNLREGDVLFIDEIHRMRPIIEEFLYPAMEDYRIDIRLSDGPKAQTVTMNIEKFTLVGATTRLGMLTAPLRARFGIVQQLGFYPVDELEVIVRRTGEVLKVEMDPLGALEIAKRSRGTPRVANRLLRRVRDYAQVCADGRITLEVAQAALELNNVDHFGLDDMDARLLKSIIEKFDGGPVGLGTIAAAIGEDPGTIEEVYEPFLVQHGFLQRTPRGRVATAHAYRHLGYVPPIGAFEQPTLF; encoded by the coding sequence ATGAGCCGCGCCGAAATCACCACGCCGGAAGCCCTCGCCGACGAAAGCGTCGTCGAATTGTCCCTTCGCCCCCAGCGCCTCGTCGAGTTCATCGGCCAGAAGAAGGTCAAGGACAGCCTCGGCATCGCCATCGCCGCGGCCCGCGCGCGCAAGGAACCGCTCGACCACACCCTCTTCTTCGGACCGCCAGGGCTCGGGAAGACCACGCTGGCCGATCTGATGGCCCGCGAGCTTGGGGTCAACCTCACCACGACCTCCGGTCCCGCGCTCGAGAAGCCGGCCGATCTCGTCGGCCCCCTCACCAATTTGCGTGAGGGCGATGTGCTGTTCATCGACGAGATCCACCGCATGCGGCCGATCATCGAGGAGTTTCTCTATCCGGCGATGGAGGACTACCGGATCGACATCCGGCTATCCGATGGCCCGAAGGCGCAGACGGTCACGATGAACATCGAGAAGTTCACGCTGGTCGGCGCCACGACGCGACTGGGCATGCTCACGGCGCCGCTGCGTGCGCGCTTCGGCATCGTGCAGCAGCTGGGCTTCTATCCGGTGGACGAACTCGAAGTGATCGTGCGCCGTACCGGCGAAGTCTTGAAGGTGGAGATGGACCCGCTGGGCGCCCTTGAAATTGCCAAGCGCTCCCGTGGCACGCCGCGGGTGGCCAATCGGCTCCTGCGACGCGTGCGCGATTACGCGCAGGTGTGCGCCGACGGGCGCATCACGCTCGAGGTGGCGCAGGCGGCGCTCGAGTTGAACAACGTCGACCATTTCGGACTCGACGACATGGATGCGCGCCTGCTGAAGTCGATCATCGAGAAGTTCGACGGCGGTCCGGTTGGGCTCGGTACGATTGCGGCAGCGATCGGCGAGGATCCCGGGACAATTGAAGAGGTCTATGAACCGTTCCTGGTTCAGCACGGATTTCTTCAGCGGACTCCGCGCGGACGCGTTGCCACGGCGCATGCCTATCGCCATCTTGGCTACGTGCCGCCCATTGGCGCATTCGAGCAACCCACCCTGTTCTAA
- a CDS encoding GWxTD domain-containing protein, with protein sequence MITMFGTSVRASRLAHVLLLPVTLAAYLAVGSPLAAQPMAPQPVRPSIARIADSLAANGDTARAVALLDSAVRRDKRDAAAWHQLGLLQWNQARSARDPNFMKDQKKIRMLIAADTALRLATKLAPDSARYWLSLSRFNIQSGVSTMRFASSAQARDGMSAAERSGEKLLLAEAADMAGMAAWRSYDALANRGLPSGMSKVQLENNNYWNRKNARDYVNSIATKIQPPTGDNDHAAALDYFSRAVAADSSNLRYSRHLYMAYAERKKWQDLAAVASRRAGQFPLDFQAQLALGLAYHRLANEKDATHAFDSAFVLMDEGEANRLKNLSRILRPRASKEQNGQIGDSASWAKLPALQRQGLESMFWMMSDPLALTQENEFRLEFLARVVFADFRWTIDEMELRGADTDRGDVYVRYGPPDFEMTIPGSTTDSRTRLDGGVTLVWDYDAKLTFFFDLQPGFATGRVSLFDRNYIAALRDAAPVSFANVPVTRLLDTIPIRIVRFRSGADSSDAVIAASVPIDSLVRANTLDRVPVDIDLRIFDQFVKIRGLESDQVTFARDSSNAPLDRTWTRRVGPGINVVRVEALQADSKRGARAMTRLDPSTNVGFGMSDVLLGNKPELHSGVVTPSRWRDIAITPSAGSYARGSSLGLLWEMYDLVPKEGQTKYRVAITVERADRDGVAGFTLRVLDNLGRAVGRAQQSRDRFTISFDRQGGALPVLVEYLSLDMTQAPTGGYRLRVEVTDLANQKKTARNTEFRIR encoded by the coding sequence ATGATCACAATGTTTGGCACCTCGGTGCGCGCCTCGCGGCTCGCACACGTATTGCTCCTGCCCGTAACACTCGCGGCATATCTGGCGGTCGGTTCGCCTCTCGCCGCGCAACCGATGGCGCCGCAGCCAGTCCGGCCATCCATCGCGCGGATCGCCGACTCGTTGGCGGCAAACGGGGACACCGCACGGGCGGTCGCGCTACTCGATTCGGCGGTCCGTCGCGACAAGCGTGATGCGGCGGCATGGCATCAGCTTGGCTTGCTCCAGTGGAATCAAGCTCGTAGCGCACGCGACCCGAATTTCATGAAGGATCAGAAGAAGATCCGCATGCTGATCGCGGCCGACACGGCGCTTCGTCTGGCCACCAAACTCGCGCCGGACAGCGCGCGCTACTGGCTGAGTCTCAGCCGCTTCAACATTCAGTCGGGTGTGTCTACCATGCGCTTCGCGTCGAGCGCGCAGGCGCGCGATGGCATGTCGGCGGCTGAGCGATCTGGGGAGAAGCTGTTGCTCGCCGAGGCGGCCGATATGGCCGGTATGGCTGCGTGGCGCAGCTATGATGCGTTGGCGAACCGTGGGCTGCCCAGCGGCATGTCGAAGGTGCAGCTGGAGAACAACAACTACTGGAATCGCAAAAACGCGCGCGACTACGTGAATTCGATCGCCACCAAGATCCAACCGCCCACGGGCGACAACGATCATGCGGCCGCGCTCGACTATTTTTCGCGCGCCGTCGCGGCCGATTCCAGCAATCTCCGCTACAGCCGTCATCTGTACATGGCGTACGCGGAGCGGAAGAAGTGGCAGGATCTGGCCGCGGTGGCCTCCCGTCGCGCGGGTCAGTTTCCACTCGATTTCCAGGCGCAGCTGGCGCTCGGCCTCGCGTATCATCGCCTCGCGAACGAGAAGGACGCGACGCACGCGTTCGACAGCGCCTTCGTGCTGATGGACGAGGGGGAGGCGAACCGTCTCAAGAACCTGTCGCGCATTTTGCGACCGCGCGCGTCCAAGGAGCAGAACGGACAGATCGGCGACTCGGCCAGCTGGGCCAAGCTGCCCGCGCTGCAGCGTCAAGGCCTGGAATCGATGTTTTGGATGATGAGCGATCCGTTGGCGCTCACGCAGGAGAATGAGTTCCGTCTCGAGTTCCTCGCGCGGGTCGTGTTCGCCGATTTCCGCTGGACGATCGACGAAATGGAGCTGCGTGGTGCCGATACCGATCGTGGCGATGTCTATGTGCGGTACGGTCCACCCGATTTCGAGATGACGATTCCGGGGAGCACCACCGACAGCCGCACGCGCCTCGATGGTGGCGTCACGTTGGTATGGGACTACGATGCCAAGCTCACGTTTTTCTTTGACCTCCAGCCCGGATTCGCCACTGGACGCGTGTCGTTGTTTGATCGCAACTACATCGCTGCACTTCGCGACGCCGCGCCGGTGTCCTTCGCCAACGTGCCCGTCACGCGATTGCTCGATACCATTCCGATTCGCATTGTGCGCTTCCGGTCGGGTGCGGATTCCAGCGACGCCGTGATCGCAGCCAGCGTGCCGATCGATTCGCTGGTGCGCGCCAACACGCTCGATCGCGTTCCGGTCGATATCGATCTACGCATCTTCGACCAATTCGTGAAGATCCGCGGCTTGGAGTCCGACCAAGTGACCTTCGCGCGCGACAGCAGCAACGCGCCGCTCGACCGCACATGGACGCGTCGGGTGGGGCCCGGCATCAACGTGGTGCGCGTCGAAGCGCTGCAGGCCGACAGCAAGCGCGGCGCGCGCGCGATGACGCGCCTCGACCCTTCCACGAACGTCGGCTTCGGCATGAGCGACGTGCTGCTCGGCAATAAACCGGAACTCCACAGTGGTGTCGTCACGCCGTCACGGTGGCGCGACATCGCCATCACACCGAGCGCCGGCAGTTACGCGCGCGGCAGTTCGCTCGGTTTGCTCTGGGAGATGTACGATCTCGTGCCGAAGGAGGGACAGACGAAGTACCGCGTGGCGATCACCGTGGAGCGCGCGGATCGCGACGGCGTGGCCGGATTCACACTGCGCGTGCTCGACAATCTCGGTCGGGCGGTGGGTCGCGCGCAGCAATCCCGCGATCGCTTCACGATCTCATTCGACCGGCAAGGCGGCGCGCTGCCGGTACTGGTGGAGTACCTCTCGCTCGACATGACGCAGGCGCCAACCGGCGGCTACCGCTTGCGCGTCGAAGTCACCGACCTCGCCAATCAGAAGAAAACGGCTCGTAATACGGAATTCAGGATACGCTGA
- a CDS encoding DUF3299 domain-containing protein → MPRRSPVLSLAGISVVLLATTAFTTPARPVRSTPPARVAVAPAVSKAPTTRKALVEEAVNIDWRVLAGLDYTNGKSTDTLKKLEGKLVRIPGFVVPLDDFQEEGAEFLLVPYYGACVHTPPPPPNQIVMVEMGGKKAVKLNLFDAVWMSGRLKIASVESPYGTVGYQLEGLKVEPYSSK, encoded by the coding sequence ATGCCCCGCCGTTCACCTGTGCTTTCGTTGGCTGGAATCTCCGTCGTGCTCTTGGCGACGACGGCGTTTACCACGCCGGCGCGCCCCGTGCGCTCCACGCCGCCAGCCCGCGTCGCGGTTGCCCCTGCCGTGTCCAAGGCGCCGACGACTCGCAAGGCGCTCGTGGAAGAAGCGGTGAACATCGACTGGCGCGTGTTGGCTGGTCTCGACTACACGAACGGCAAGTCGACTGACACGCTGAAGAAGCTCGAGGGCAAGCTGGTCCGGATTCCGGGCTTCGTCGTGCCGCTCGACGACTTCCAGGAGGAGGGCGCCGAGTTCCTGCTGGTGCCGTACTACGGCGCGTGCGTGCACACGCCGCCGCCGCCGCCGAATCAGATCGTGATGGTGGAGATGGGCGGCAAGAAGGCCGTCAAGCTCAACCTCTTCGACGCGGTGTGGATGTCGGGACGTCTCAAGATCGCGTCGGTGGAAAGCCCGTACGGCACCGTGGGCTATCAGCTGGAAGGACTCAAGGTCGAACCCTACTCGTCGAAATGA